A single region of the Mugil cephalus isolate CIBA_MC_2020 chromosome 4, CIBA_Mcephalus_1.1, whole genome shotgun sequence genome encodes:
- the LOC125006251 gene encoding proliferation-associated protein 2G4 → MSDEEQEQTIAEDLVVTKYKMGGDIANQALRQVVEAAKPGVSVLSLCEKGDAYIMVETGKVFKKEKEMKKGIAFPTSVSVNNCVCHFSPLKSDPDYTLKDGDLVKIDLGVHVDGFIANVAHSFVVGVSKENPVTGRKADVIKAAHLCAEAALRLVKPGNQNTQVTEAWNKIAQSFKCSPIEGMLSHQLKQHVIDGEKTIIQNPTDQQRKDHEKAEFEVHEVYAVDVLVSTGEGKARDAGLRTTIYKRDPSKQYGLKMKTSRTFFSEVERRFDAMPFTLRAFEDEAKARLGVVECAKHELLQPFSVLHEKEGEFVAQFKFTVLLMANGPHRITNGPFDPELYKSEHEVQDPELRTLLQSSASRKTQKKKKKKASKTAENATGQPTEDTEAAE, encoded by the exons ATGTCCGACGAGGAGCAAGAGCAGACCATAGCCGAGGATCTGGTGGTCACCAAGTACAAGATGGGTGGTGACATCGCTAACC AGGCTCTTCGTCAGGTCGTGGAGGCAGCCAAGCCCGGGGTGTCCGTGCTCAGCCTCTGTGAGAAAGGTGACGCCTACATCATGGTCGAAACTGGAAAGGTCTtcaagaaggaaaaggaaatgaagaaag GCATTGCCTTTCCAACCAGCGTCTCAGTCAATAACTGTGTTTGCCACTTCTCTCCCCTGAAGAGTGACCCTGACTACACACTTAAAGATGGGGATCTGGTCAAAAT agatcTGGGGGTTCATGTTGATGGCTTCATTGCCAATGTTGCTCACAGCTTTGTTGTGGGAGTCAGTAAG GAGAACCCTGTCACTGGCCGGAAAGCCGATGTAATCAAAGCGGCTCATCTATGTGCAGAAGCAGCTCTTCGTCTTGTGAAACCTGGTAACCAG AACACTCAAGTGACAGAAGCCTGGAACAAGATTGCACAGTCTTTCAAATGCTCTCCTATCGAGG gtatGCTGTCCCATCAGCTAAAGCAACATGTCATAGACGGAGAGAAGACCATCATTCAGAACCCGACAGACCAGCAAAG gaaGGACCATGAGAAGGCAGAGTTTGAGGTGCATGAAGTCTATGCTGTGGATGTCTTAGTTAGCACTGGAGAAGGGAAG GCCAGAGATGCAGGTCTGAGGACCACAATTTACAAGAGGGACCCCAGTAAGCAGTATGGCTTGAAGATGAAGACCTCCCGTACCTTCTTCAGTGAGGTGGAACGACGCTTTGATGCAATGCCCTTTACTCTTAG GGCTTTTGAGGATGAGGCCAAAGCCCGTCTCGGTGTTGTAGAGTGCGCCAAACATGAATTGCTACAACCCTTTAGTGTGCTACATGAAAAAGAAG GAGAGTTTGTAGCTCAGTTTAAGTTCACAGTGCTGCTGATGGCCAACGGGCCACACAGAATCACCAACGGACCCTTTGACCCAGAGCTCTACAAGTCAGAGCATGAAGTTCAGGATCCAGAGCTAAGG aCTTTATTGCAGAGTTCTGCAAGCCgtaaaacacagaagaaaaagaaaaagaag gCATCCAAGACAGCAGAAAATGCAACTGGACAGCCAACTGAGGACACAGAAGCTGcagaatag